In the genome of Spirochaetaceae bacterium, one region contains:
- a CDS encoding DUF433 domain-containing protein has protein sequence MQFERITINPAQMGGVPCIRGLRIPVSTVVGLVAQRMPETQIMEEYPDLDVEDIRQSLRFAAAAVDERQLPLLTGT, from the coding sequence ATGCAATTTGAACGAATCACGATAAATCCGGCGCAGATGGGTGGAGTGCCGTGTATCCGGGGTTTGCGCATCCCGGTTTCCACGGTCGTCGGCCTCGTTGCGCAGAGGATGCCCGAGACGCAGATCATGGAGGAGTATCCCGATCTCGATGTCGAGGATATCCGCCAATCGCTCAGGTTTGCGGCAGCCGCGGTCGATGAGCGCCAACTACCGCTGCTGACCGGTACGTGA